The Priestia megaterium NBRC 15308 = ATCC 14581 region AGCAGAGGTATTGGTAAAGAGATCGCCTTACGTCTGGCTAAAGAAGGATACGATATTGTATTAAACTATGCACGAAGCAAAAGTGCAGCTCAGGAAGTAGCGGAAGAAATCAAAGCATTAGGCAGAGAAGCATTAGTTGTTAAAGCAAACGTAGGAAAAGTAGAAAAAATTAAAGAAATGTTTGAGCAAATTGATGAAGCATTCGGTCGCTTAGACGTATTTGTAAGTAATGCGGCTTCAGGGGTTTTACGTCCTATTATGGAATTAGAAGAAACTCACTGGAATTGGACAATGGACATCAATAGTAAAGGATATTTATTCTGTGCACAAGAAGCGGCTAAACGTATGGAAAAAGTAGGGGGAGGAAAGATTGTTACCATCAGTTCGCTTGGGTCTATTCGCTATTTAGAAAATTATACAACAGTAGGCGTGTCAAAAGCTGCTGTAGAAGCGTTGACCCGCTATTTAGCAGTGGAGCTGGCTCCAAAGAATATTGTGGTAAATGCTGTATCTGGAGGGGCTGTGGATACAGAAGCATTAAAACATTTCCCAAATCGCGATGAGCTCCTAGATGATGCGCGCAAGCATACTCCAGCTGGTCGTATGGTGGAGCCAAAAGACATGGTAGATGCAGTTATGTTCTTAGTGTCCGATCAAGCAAATATGATTTGCGGTCAAACGCTTATTATTGACGGAGGGCGTTCACTTTTAATGTAAGGTAAATGTGTTTTTTGCTTACACCTTAAAATACTGAAAAAAGTTTGCATACCCTATTTACCTCCCGGGCATATTAATTTTCGTGGAGGTGATTACAATGGCAAAACAAACAAACAAAACAGCATCTGGTACAAGCACACAACACGTGAAACAACAAAATGCTCAAGCATCTAAAAACAATTTCGGTACTGAATTTGGTAGCGAAACAAATGTACAAGAAGTGAAACAACAAAATGCTCAAGCAGCGGCAAACAAAAGCCAAAATGCTCAAGCATCTAAAAACAATTTCGGTACTGAATTTGGTAGCGAAACAAATGTACAAGAAGTGAAACAACAAAATGCTCAAGCAGCGGCAAACAAAAGCCAAAATGCTCAAGCATCTAAAAACAACTTCGGTACTGAATTTGCTAGCGAAACAAGTGCTCAAGAAGTGAGACAACAAAACGCACAAGCTGAAGCAAAGAAAAACCAAAACTCTGGTAAATACCAAGGTTAATATCAAAAGCGAGCTTAACGTCTTTCATACGGCGATGTTAAGTTCGCTTTTTCTTATATAAAAAGCAACAAAGTATGACAAAACTTCTTGAAACTTTACATAGCTCGTCAAAGGAATCTGGATCACCTAAACAGAATGTTAACAGAAGTGCCGCGTGTATGGTTAAAGCAAATAGGGAGGAGCTATCGTATGAAAAAATTTGATCAGCTAGTGACTCAACAATTGGAGACCATGGATCAACTTCTGTTTTTGCAGTCTGAGATTGAGCGCTGTCAGGAAATTGAAGGTGAACTAGTAAAACTTCATGAAGAAGCAAAACTGCATTCTGTGCAAGATGAAATTAGTGAAATGAAGCTAAAATTAAAAGAGATTCAATTGACGTTTGAAGCACAAACCGAAGACATTATTCGTACATATAAAAGTGAAGGGGCTTGCTCTACACTTGCTTAATGAACATTGATGGGTCACTTCCTCTCTTTTTTAAGGCTGCCAAGCAAAGGAAAAAGTAGGGGAAGTGACTTTTTTGAACTCAAGAAGGTTAGCACATTTGTGTTAAAATGAGAGAGAAACCGTTATAATAAACATAAGACAAATGGAGACGTTATATGAATTTTTTTAAGTGCTAAAATGAAAGTAGGTATTGGAGATGGGAATTCCGGTGGAAGGAGAAACAATTCAAATACACAGCTACAAGCATAATGGACATATTCATCGCGTGTGGGATCGGACAACCGTATTAAAAGCAACCAATAACTTAGTGATTGGAGGAAATGATCGCACGGTCGTTACAGAATCAGATGGACGAACATGGGTCACAAGAGAGCCTGCAATTTGTTATTTTCATGCTCAGCAGTGGTTTAATGTCATTGGGATGATCCGTGAAGATGGAATTTATTATTACTGCAATATTAGTTCGCCGTTCATTTATGATGACAATGAAGCGCTCAAATATATTGATTATGATTTAGATATCAAAGTCTATCCAGATATGACATACACCCTTCTTGATGAAGATGAATATGAGAAGCATCGAAAAGAAATGAATTATCCAGAAGTGATTGACCGTATTTTACATAATCACGTTGAGGAGTTAAAAGGTTGGATTCGACAGCGAAAAGGCCCGTTTGCTCCAGATTTCATTGACATTTGGTATGAGCGCTTTTTAACATATCGGCATTCTTGATGAATGATCTAGAGAACATTATGTTAGGCCGTCTAAAGCTGACTGTTTGATATAATGTTCTTTTTGGCGTTATGCTCACCATCTTTTAGAAGAGATAAAAGCACTAAAAAATCGACGCGTGTACATATACTAAGAAAGCTTGCCCTCATAGATAGAAAGGGGAGATTTTATGGGAAGTATAAGACGCTACATGAAGTTTGTACAGCCATACAAATGGCAAATTGTCGGTACTGTATTAATTGGTATTATTAAATTTGCTATTCCTTTATTAATTCCGCTGCTTTTGAAATATGTGTTGGACGATATCGTAAATGGACATGGCATGTCCTCCTCTGAAAAAGTTCATAAAATGGTGACGATTATGGGGATTTCGTTTGTTGTATTTTTAGTGTTAAGACCTCCCATTGAATATTACAGGCAGTATTATGCTCAGTGGGTATCGAGCAAAGTACTATATGATATACGAGATCAGCTGTTTAGCCATATTCAAAAGCTTAGCTTGCGTTATTATGCAAATACGCGAGCGGGTGAAGTGATTTCACGAGTCATTAATGATGTAGAGCAAACAAAAAACTTTGTTATCACAGGTTTAATGAACGTATGGCTTGATATGATGACGATTGTAATAGCCATTGTGATTATGTTTACGATGAATGTACCTTTAACACTGGTATCGATTATTTTGCTGCCGGTTTATGCGTTCTCTGTAAAATATTTTTACAGTCGTCTT contains the following coding sequences:
- the fabL gene encoding enoyl-[acyl-carrier-protein] reductase FabL; this translates as MSQKVALVTGSSRGIGKEIALRLAKEGYDIVLNYARSKSAAQEVAEEIKALGREALVVKANVGKVEKIKEMFEQIDEAFGRLDVFVSNAASGVLRPIMELEETHWNWTMDINSKGYLFCAQEAAKRMEKVGGGKIVTISSLGSIRYLENYTTVGVSKAAVEALTRYLAVELAPKNIVVNAVSGGAVDTEALKHFPNRDELLDDARKHTPAGRMVEPKDMVDAVMFLVSDQANMICGQTLIIDGGRSLLM
- a CDS encoding gamma-type small acid-soluble spore protein, which produces MAKQTNKTASGTSTQHVKQQNAQASKNNFGTEFGSETNVQEVKQQNAQAAANKSQNAQASKNNFGTEFGSETNVQEVKQQNAQAAANKSQNAQASKNNFGTEFASETSAQEVRQQNAQAEAKKNQNSGKYQG
- a CDS encoding YgaB family protein, translated to MKKFDQLVTQQLETMDQLLFLQSEIERCQEIEGELVKLHEEAKLHSVQDEISEMKLKLKEIQLTFEAQTEDIIRTYKSEGACSTLA
- a CDS encoding nucleoside tri-diphosphate phosphatase; this translates as MGIPVEGETIQIHSYKHNGHIHRVWDRTTVLKATNNLVIGGNDRTVVTESDGRTWVTREPAICYFHAQQWFNVIGMIREDGIYYYCNISSPFIYDDNEALKYIDYDLDIKVYPDMTYTLLDEDEYEKHRKEMNYPEVIDRILHNHVEELKGWIRQRKGPFAPDFIDIWYERFLTYRHS